The following are from one region of the Lodderomyces elongisporus chromosome 7, complete sequence genome:
- the GOS1 gene encoding protein transport protein gos1 (BUSCO:EOG09265AL8): MSSSSFSQIRSQALHLEKQTEQLLSKYSQFQNTATAQQSSLEPSEDETSTETQITEILTRRSAIVSKLNRISDSSAPEGGEQLSTSKLQQISRHREILQDHTRAFHRIKSQLEEERNRNNLLFSVQSDISNHKRRTNPGAATNEIDPNSYILEEGQRADSANTLADRLLQGALQTRDELMNQRQYLTNAQSRIFGVASSVPGLNVLISKINTRRKRDTLILASIIAACILLLFFV; this comes from the coding sequence AtgtcttcatcttcattttccCAAATAAGGTCGCAAGCACTCCATCTAGAAAAGCAAACGGAGCAATTGCTCTCGAAATACTCCCAGTTTCAAAACACAGCCACTGCACAACAATCGTCCCTTGAACCGTCAGAAGATGAAACTTCTACAGAGACACAAATTACAGAGATACTCACTCGTCGCTCAGCCATTGTCTCGAAACTAAACCGTATAAGTGACTCGTCCGCACCAGAAGGTGGGGAACAACTCTCAACCTCAAAACTTCAACAAATCAGCCGTCATCGTGAAATCTTACAGGATCACACACGTGCATTCCACCGAATCAAATCACAACTCGAGGAAGAGCGAAATCGAAACAATTTGCTTTTCTCGGTGCAATCAGATATATCGAACCACAAACGTCGAACTAATCCCGGAGCAGCCACCAATGAAATTGATCCAAACTCGTATATTTTGGAAGAAGGACAGCGTGCAGACTCTGCAAACACATTAGCAGACAGGTTGTTACAAGGCGCACTTCAAACAAGAGACGAGTTGATGAACCAACGACAGTATTTGACGAATGCTCAACTGAGAATATTTGGCGTCGCGTCAAGTGTCCCCGGTTTAAATGTCTTGATATCAAAGATTAAtacaagaaggaaaagagataCATTGATCTTGGCCAGTATTATCGCAGCATGTATCttgcttttgttc